From Variovorax sp. J2L1-78, the proteins below share one genomic window:
- a CDS encoding NAD(P)H-hydrate dehydratase: MQRITAETDAPLFDIAATRRIEHVAAAALPPHTLMQRAGRAVARLAMALATDARTVWIACGPGNNGGDGFEAAAQLQRHGFHPVVTHAGDTERLPADARASFERARAEGVTFADSPPTVCDLAIDALLGIGARRPPGGAMAEWLARMHTSAAPLLSVDLPSGLNADTGTWGGPSLAAPTDRRFCLTLLTRKPGLFTAQGRDAAGEVWFDDLGCTAGDEAPAARLNERPEDRSRAHASHKGSYGDVAVVGGAPGMAGAALLAASAALHAGAGRVYVAPLDETAVMLDMRHPELMFRRPDALEMAQLSVVCGCGGDDAVRAVLPRVLSTAGALVLDADALNAIARDASLQTLLRQRAARGRRTVLTPHPLEAARLLGVDTTQVQADRLQAAAALADRFACTVVLKGSGTVIASPGETPRINFGSNARLATAGTGDVLAGMVGAGLAAGSTAHAAARAAVWRHGDRADRWPADQALTAGALARGTPVR, from the coding sequence ATGCAACGCATCACCGCCGAGACCGACGCGCCGCTTTTCGACATCGCCGCGACGCGCCGCATCGAACACGTCGCCGCCGCCGCGCTGCCGCCCCACACGCTGATGCAGCGGGCCGGACGCGCCGTCGCCAGGCTCGCCATGGCGCTGGCGACCGATGCACGGACGGTCTGGATTGCCTGCGGCCCCGGCAACAACGGTGGCGATGGCTTCGAGGCGGCGGCCCAGCTGCAGCGCCATGGCTTCCACCCTGTCGTGACCCACGCGGGCGACACGGAACGGCTGCCCGCCGACGCACGCGCCTCCTTCGAGCGCGCCCGCGCCGAAGGCGTCACCTTCGCCGATTCTCCACCCACGGTCTGCGACCTGGCCATCGACGCGCTGCTCGGCATCGGCGCCCGACGCCCGCCAGGGGGCGCAATGGCCGAGTGGCTCGCACGCATGCACACGAGCGCGGCACCGCTGCTGAGCGTGGACCTGCCATCGGGCCTGAATGCGGACACGGGCACATGGGGTGGCCCTTCCCTCGCCGCACCGACGGACCGGCGTTTCTGTCTCACGCTGCTGACCCGCAAGCCGGGCCTGTTCACGGCGCAGGGTCGGGATGCCGCGGGCGAGGTGTGGTTCGACGATCTGGGCTGCACCGCCGGCGATGAAGCACCGGCAGCACGCCTGAACGAGCGCCCCGAAGATCGTTCTCGGGCGCACGCCAGCCACAAAGGCAGTTACGGCGACGTGGCGGTTGTCGGCGGCGCGCCGGGCATGGCGGGGGCGGCCCTGCTCGCCGCGTCGGCCGCGCTGCATGCGGGCGCCGGCCGCGTCTACGTGGCCCCGTTGGACGAAACGGCCGTGATGCTCGACATGCGGCATCCCGAACTGATGTTCCGCCGTCCGGACGCGCTGGAGATGGCGCAGCTGAGCGTCGTCTGCGGTTGCGGTGGCGATGACGCCGTACGGGCGGTGCTGCCGCGCGTGCTGTCGACGGCGGGCGCGCTGGTGCTCGACGCGGACGCCCTCAACGCCATCGCACGCGACGCGTCGCTGCAGACCTTGCTCCGCCAGCGCGCGGCGCGCGGGCGACGCACCGTCCTCACGCCGCATCCACTCGAAGCGGCGCGGCTGCTCGGCGTCGACACCACGCAGGTTCAGGCCGATCGGCTGCAGGCCGCGGCAGCGCTGGCCGACCGCTTCGCGTGCACGGTGGTGCTCAAGGGATCGGGCACCGTCATTGCATCGCCGGGCGAGACGCCGCGCATCAACTTCGGCAGCAACGCCCGCTTGGCGACGGCCGGCACCGGCGACGTACTGGCCGGCATGGTGGGCGCGGGGCTGGCGGCTGGGTCGACCGCACATGCCGCCGCGCGCGCAGCCGTGTGGCGGCATGGCGATCGCGCCGACCGATGGCCGGCGGACCAGGCCCTGACGGCCGGGGCGCTGGCCCGCGGCACGCCGGTGCGCTGA
- a CDS encoding SDR family oxidoreductase — MTQNTSPRTAIVTGAGTGIGRAAALALLADGWNVTLAGRRVEPLEQVAEESGAAARALAVPTDVANAASVEALFAATVARFGRVDLLFNNAGVGNPPGPFEDWTPAQWQGVVDINLTGMFFCIQQAFRVMKAQTPRGGRIINNGSISATTPRPNSIAYTATKHAVKGLTKTASLDGRKYDIAVGQVDVGNAMTELAARMAKGVPQANGELAIEPLIDVKIVGQSVLYMANLPLEANVLFHTIMATKMPFVGRG, encoded by the coding sequence ATGACACAGAACACCTCACCTCGAACCGCGATCGTCACCGGTGCCGGCACCGGCATCGGCCGTGCCGCTGCGCTGGCGCTGCTGGCCGACGGCTGGAACGTCACCCTGGCGGGCCGCCGGGTCGAGCCGCTCGAACAGGTCGCCGAAGAATCAGGCGCCGCCGCGCGCGCTCTCGCCGTGCCGACGGACGTCGCCAATGCCGCCTCGGTCGAGGCCTTGTTCGCGGCCACGGTGGCGCGCTTCGGCCGGGTCGACCTGCTGTTCAACAACGCCGGCGTGGGCAATCCACCGGGCCCGTTCGAGGACTGGACGCCGGCCCAATGGCAGGGCGTGGTCGACATCAACCTGACCGGCATGTTCTTTTGCATCCAGCAGGCGTTCCGCGTGATGAAGGCGCAGACGCCGCGCGGTGGCCGCATCATCAACAACGGGTCCATCTCGGCGACCACGCCGCGGCCGAATTCGATCGCCTACACGGCCACCAAGCACGCGGTGAAGGGGCTGACCAAGACCGCATCGCTCGACGGCCGCAAGTACGACATCGCGGTCGGCCAGGTGGATGTGGGCAATGCCATGACCGAACTGGCCGCACGCATGGCCAAGGGCGTGCCGCAAGCCAATGGCGAACTGGCGATCGAGCCGCTGATCGACGTGAAGATCGTCGGCCAGTCGGTGCTCTACATGGCCAACCTGCCGCTGGAAGCCAATGTGCTGTTCCATACGATCATGGCGACGAAGATGCCCTTCGTCGGGCGCGGCTGA
- the rnr gene encoding ribonuclease R has translation MLDELEGTVQGHRDGHGFVQRDDGEADIYLPPNEMRAVLHKDRVKARVVRQDRRGRPEGRVVEIIERSEQPIIGRLLHEGGVWLVAPEDKRYGQDVLIPKGATGTAKVGQVVVVQLTEPPALFGQPVGRVKEVLGEIDDPGMEIEIAVRKYGVPHEFSEAGLAEAKALPDKVRPADKKGRVDLTDVPLVTIDGEDARDFDDAVYCEPAKVGRGKGWRLLVAIADVSAYVQTGSPIDIDAYDRATSVYFPRRVIPMLPEKLSNGLCSLNPEVERLCMVCDMLVAADGEVYAYQFYPAVMFSHARFTYTEVAAILGNTRGPEAAKRKERVKDLLNLSDVYKALLKQRAKRGAVDFETTETQIICDDAGRIEKIVPRTRNEAHKIIEEAMLAANVCSADFIDGSKHPGLFRVHEGPTTEKKEVLRGYLKAMGVGLSITDDPKPGEFQAIAEATKERPDAQQIHTMLLRSMSQAIYTPINSGHFGLAYEAYTHFTSPIRRYPDLLVHRVIKAILSKQKYTLPMLPTPGEAHAKLAKRLASRVKVPTNKPQKAVVAPTKEVQAWEAAGLHCSANERRADEASRDVEAWLKCKYMREHLGEEYGGVVSSATTFGIFVTLDAMYVEGLVHITELGGEYFKFDEMRQELRGERTGIRYAIGTRVRVQVSRVDLDGRKIDFRLVREGEELTARAMKDKGVGAGVPVKASAKRSARGGGKSAEAVSLPVERAEGAQSAMQAFKSAVKKAANKMKGRKPRRG, from the coding sequence CTGCTGGATGAACTCGAAGGCACTGTTCAAGGGCATCGCGACGGGCACGGCTTCGTGCAACGCGACGACGGCGAAGCAGACATTTATTTGCCCCCCAACGAGATGCGCGCGGTGCTGCACAAGGACCGCGTCAAAGCACGCGTGGTCCGACAGGACCGGCGCGGCCGCCCCGAAGGACGCGTGGTCGAGATCATCGAGCGCTCCGAGCAGCCGATCATCGGCCGGTTGCTGCACGAAGGCGGCGTCTGGCTCGTCGCCCCCGAGGACAAGCGCTACGGTCAGGATGTCCTGATCCCCAAGGGCGCCACCGGCACGGCCAAGGTCGGGCAGGTGGTGGTGGTGCAACTGACCGAACCACCGGCACTCTTCGGGCAGCCCGTGGGCCGCGTGAAGGAAGTGCTGGGCGAGATCGACGACCCCGGCATGGAGATCGAGATCGCGGTGCGCAAGTACGGCGTGCCGCACGAGTTCTCCGAAGCGGGGCTCGCCGAGGCGAAGGCGCTGCCCGACAAGGTGCGGCCGGCCGACAAGAAGGGCCGTGTCGACCTGACCGACGTGCCGCTCGTCACCATCGACGGCGAAGACGCACGCGACTTCGACGATGCGGTCTACTGCGAACCGGCCAAGGTTGGTCGTGGCAAAGGCTGGCGGCTGCTGGTCGCCATCGCCGACGTCAGTGCCTATGTGCAGACCGGCTCGCCGATCGACATCGATGCCTACGATCGCGCGACCAGCGTGTACTTCCCGCGCCGGGTCATTCCGATGCTGCCCGAGAAGCTGTCGAACGGCCTTTGCTCGCTGAACCCCGAGGTCGAGCGGCTGTGCATGGTGTGCGACATGCTGGTCGCAGCCGACGGCGAGGTCTACGCCTACCAGTTCTATCCGGCGGTGATGTTCAGCCACGCCCGCTTCACCTACACCGAGGTGGCGGCGATCCTCGGCAACACGCGCGGCCCCGAGGCGGCCAAGCGCAAGGAGCGCGTGAAGGACCTGCTGAACCTGTCCGATGTCTACAAGGCCCTGCTCAAGCAGCGCGCCAAGCGTGGCGCGGTCGACTTCGAAACCACCGAGACGCAGATCATCTGCGACGACGCGGGCCGCATCGAGAAGATCGTGCCGCGCACCCGCAACGAGGCCCACAAGATCATCGAAGAAGCGATGCTCGCTGCCAACGTGTGCAGCGCGGACTTCATCGACGGCAGCAAGCACCCGGGCCTGTTCCGGGTGCACGAAGGCCCGACCACCGAGAAGAAGGAAGTCCTGCGCGGCTACCTCAAGGCGATGGGCGTGGGCCTGTCGATCACCGACGACCCGAAGCCGGGCGAGTTCCAGGCGATTGCCGAAGCGACCAAGGAGCGCCCCGACGCCCAGCAGATCCACACGATGCTGCTGCGTTCGATGAGCCAGGCGATCTACACGCCGATCAACAGCGGCCACTTCGGCTTGGCCTATGAGGCCTACACGCACTTCACCAGCCCGATCCGGCGCTACCCGGATTTGCTGGTGCACCGTGTGATCAAGGCGATCCTCAGCAAGCAGAAATACACGCTGCCGATGCTGCCGACGCCGGGCGAGGCGCATGCCAAGCTGGCCAAGCGGCTGGCCTCGCGCGTGAAGGTGCCGACGAACAAGCCGCAGAAGGCGGTCGTCGCCCCGACCAAGGAGGTACAGGCCTGGGAAGCAGCCGGCCTGCATTGCAGCGCCAACGAGCGCCGCGCCGACGAGGCCAGCCGCGACGTCGAGGCATGGCTCAAGTGCAAGTACATGCGCGAGCACCTGGGCGAGGAATACGGCGGGGTGGTGAGTTCGGCCACGACCTTCGGCATCTTCGTGACACTCGACGCGATGTACGTCGAAGGTCTGGTGCACATCACCGAGCTTGGCGGCGAGTACTTCAAGTTCGACGAAATGCGCCAGGAGCTGCGCGGCGAGCGCACGGGCATCCGCTACGCCATCGGCACGCGGGTGCGGGTGCAGGTCAGCCGCGTCGACCTGGATGGCCGCAAGATCGACTTCCGCCTGGTGCGCGAAGGCGAGGAGCTGACCGCGCGGGCCATGAAGGACAAGGGTGTCGGCGCCGGTGTGCCGGTCAAGGCCTCGGCCAAGCGCAGCGCCCGCGGCGGCGGCAAGAGCGCCGAGGCCGTGTCCCTGCCGGTCGAGCGGGCCGAAGGTGCGCAGTCGGCCATGCAGGCCTTCAAATCGGCCGTCAAGAAGGCCGCCAACAAGATGAAGGGGCGCAAGCCCCGCCGTGGATGA
- the rimO gene encoding 30S ribosomal protein S12 methylthiotransferase RimO, which translates to MSEVASPERTVTPAAPKVGFVSLGCPKALTDSELILTQLSAEGYQTSKTFEGADLVIVNTCGFIDDAVRESLDTIGEALAGNGRVIVTGCLGAKTGDDGGNMVRQMHPSVLAVTGPHATQEVMDAVHANLPKPHDPFIDLVPNAFGVAGIKLTPRHYAYLKISEGCNHRCTFCIIPSMRGDLVSRPVGDVLSEAKALFEGGVRELLVISQDTSAYGVDVKYRTGFWNGKPVKTRMLELVRTLGEIAEPYGAWVRLHYVYPYPSVDEVIPLMASGQVLPYLDVPLQHSHPDVLRRMKRPASGEKNLERIARWREMSPELVIRSTFIAGFPGETEAEFEHLLDFIREAEIDRAGCFAYSPVEGAAANAIPGMLPLEVREARRARFMEVAEAVSTAKLRRRIGATMQVLVDSAPGMGRKGGVGRTYADAPEIDGTVRLLPPEKISKTLKVGEFTRARIVGVEGHDLVALPI; encoded by the coding sequence ATGAGCGAAGTTGCCTCCCCCGAACGAACCGTCACACCGGCCGCCCCCAAAGTCGGCTTCGTGAGCCTGGGCTGCCCCAAGGCACTGACGGATTCCGAATTGATCCTCACGCAGCTGAGCGCCGAGGGCTACCAGACATCCAAGACTTTCGAAGGCGCCGACCTCGTCATCGTCAACACCTGCGGCTTCATCGATGATGCGGTCAGGGAAAGCCTCGACACCATCGGCGAAGCGCTGGCCGGCAACGGCCGGGTGATCGTCACGGGCTGCCTGGGCGCCAAGACCGGTGATGACGGCGGGAACATGGTTCGCCAGATGCACCCCAGCGTGCTCGCCGTGACCGGGCCGCATGCCACGCAGGAGGTGATGGACGCGGTCCATGCGAACCTGCCCAAGCCGCACGACCCGTTCATCGATCTCGTGCCGAACGCTTTCGGTGTGGCCGGGATCAAGCTGACGCCGCGGCACTATGCCTATCTGAAGATCAGTGAGGGCTGCAACCACCGTTGCACCTTCTGCATCATTCCGTCGATGCGCGGTGACTTGGTGTCGCGGCCGGTTGGCGATGTGCTGAGCGAAGCGAAAGCCTTGTTCGAGGGTGGCGTGCGTGAGCTGCTGGTGATCAGCCAGGACACCTCGGCCTATGGCGTCGACGTCAAGTACCGCACCGGCTTCTGGAACGGCAAGCCCGTGAAAACGCGCATGCTGGAGCTGGTGCGCACGCTGGGCGAGATTGCCGAGCCTTACGGTGCGTGGGTCCGCCTTCACTACGTGTATCCGTACCCGAGCGTCGACGAGGTGATCCCGTTGATGGCGAGCGGCCAGGTGCTGCCCTACCTCGATGTCCCGCTGCAGCACAGCCATCCGGATGTGCTGCGCCGCATGAAGCGACCGGCGAGTGGCGAGAAGAACCTGGAGCGCATCGCGCGCTGGCGCGAGATGAGCCCGGAACTGGTCATCCGCAGCACCTTCATCGCCGGCTTCCCTGGCGAGACCGAGGCGGAATTCGAGCATCTGCTGGACTTCATCCGCGAGGCGGAAATCGACCGCGCCGGATGCTTCGCCTACAGCCCGGTGGAGGGCGCTGCGGCGAACGCGATCCCGGGCATGCTGCCGCTGGAAGTGCGCGAGGCGCGTCGGGCCCGCTTCATGGAGGTGGCCGAGGCGGTATCGACGGCCAAGCTGCGTCGGCGCATCGGCGCGACGATGCAGGTGCTGGTCGACTCGGCGCCGGGCATGGGCCGCAAGGGAGGCGTGGGCCGGACTTACGCCGACGCACCCGAGATCGACGGCACGGTGCGGCTGCTGCCCCCGGAGAAGATCAGCAAGACGTTGAAGGTCGGGGAGTTCACGCGCGCCCGTATCGTCGGCGTCGAGGGGCACGACCTGGTGGCGTTGCCCATCTGA
- the phaR gene encoding polyhydroxyalkanoate synthesis repressor PhaR yields the protein MKESSVQSKKSGTKPVQRVIKKYPNRRLYDTDTSTYITLAEVKKLVMQSAPFVVRDAKTGDDLTRSILLQIILEEEAGGAPMFTEPVLASIIRFYGQAMQGYMGPYLEKNIQAMTEVQAQLAEKAEELTPEMWARFMTVQSPMLHGLMGNYVEQSKSMFVQMQEQMQKNTEQVLGAFGIKRP from the coding sequence GTGAAGGAGTCCTCAGTGCAGAGCAAGAAGTCCGGTACCAAGCCGGTGCAGCGCGTGATCAAGAAGTACCCGAACCGACGGCTCTACGACACGGACACTTCCACCTACATCACGCTCGCCGAGGTCAAGAAACTCGTGATGCAGAGTGCGCCCTTCGTGGTGCGCGACGCCAAGACCGGCGACGACCTGACCCGCAGCATCCTGCTGCAGATCATTCTGGAAGAAGAGGCGGGCGGCGCCCCGATGTTCACCGAGCCGGTGCTCGCCAGCATCATTCGCTTCTATGGCCAGGCCATGCAGGGCTACATGGGGCCGTACCTGGAAAAGAACATCCAGGCGATGACCGAGGTGCAGGCCCAGTTGGCCGAGAAGGCCGAGGAGCTGACGCCCGAGATGTGGGCGCGCTTCATGACCGTCCAATCGCCGATGCTGCACGGGCTGATGGGCAACTACGTCGAGCAGTCCAAGAGCATGTTCGTGCAGATGCAGGAGCAGATGCAGAAGAACACCGAGCAGGTCTTGGGCGCTTTTGGCATCAAGCGCCCCTGA
- a CDS encoding RelA/SpoT family protein — protein sequence MENMLARARAFAEPLIADETLDTGENTLAHADAVAAIVAHMGGSEAMQAASYLVYSCQHLNRPQEVIAKVFGDNFAALAVETTKLVQVQAQARGAALGAHGADGSGAQTENVRKMLLAFSRDLRVVMLRLASRLQTLRHAAAIKKPVPESVARESLQVFAPLANRLGIWQVKWEIEDLSFRFLEPETYKLIAQLLDEKRVEREGYIEQLRTQLEEELKGQGIAATVQGRPKNIYSIVKKMRGKSLDFAQVFDILALRVVVPDVKDCYAALAWVHSHFEPIDEEFDDYIARPKPNGYQSLHTVVRKVVDGKAGKPIEIQIRTEEMHDHAEHGVAAHWAYKEAGPKGYAGVWSSGEYDAKIAVLRQLLAWERDLSDGQQGQGLFDDRIYVLTPDAAIVELPQGATAVDFAYTVHTSLGHRCRGARIDGTMVPLNTPLQNGQTVEIIAAKEGGPSRDWLNAELGYLASHRARAKVRAWFNAQITHETIAKGREAVEKLLQREGKTSTRLEDLASQLGFKSADHLFEVVGKDEFSLRNIETLLRPPEPAPGPDDGVLLKKSRASDKAGKGGVLVVGVSSLMTQLAKCCRPAPPDAIGGFVTRGHGVSVHRSDCSNFRTMAGHNPERVIDVEWGRPKVEEGSLYAVDVAVEAADRQGLLRDISDVFAREKMNVIGVQTQSIKGTAWMTFTVEIPNTARLSQVLKVVSAVPGVRSSRRR from the coding sequence ATGGAGAACATGCTGGCGCGCGCGCGGGCCTTCGCCGAGCCGCTGATCGCGGACGAAACGCTCGACACCGGCGAGAACACCCTGGCGCATGCCGATGCCGTGGCCGCCATCGTGGCCCACATGGGCGGCTCCGAAGCCATGCAGGCGGCCAGCTACCTGGTCTATTCCTGCCAGCACCTGAACCGTCCGCAGGAAGTCATCGCCAAGGTCTTCGGCGACAACTTCGCGGCGTTGGCGGTGGAGACCACCAAGCTCGTGCAGGTGCAGGCGCAGGCGCGTGGCGCCGCGTTGGGCGCCCATGGCGCCGACGGCAGCGGCGCGCAGACCGAGAACGTGCGCAAGATGCTGCTCGCGTTCTCGCGCGACCTGCGCGTGGTGATGCTCCGGCTGGCCTCACGGCTGCAGACCTTGCGCCATGCGGCCGCCATCAAGAAGCCGGTGCCCGAGAGCGTCGCGCGCGAATCGCTGCAGGTCTTCGCGCCCCTAGCCAACCGGCTGGGCATCTGGCAGGTCAAGTGGGAGATCGAGGACCTGTCCTTTCGCTTCCTCGAGCCCGAGACGTACAAGCTCATCGCCCAGCTGCTCGACGAGAAGCGCGTGGAGCGCGAAGGCTACATCGAGCAGTTGCGCACGCAGCTCGAAGAAGAGCTGAAAGGGCAGGGCATCGCGGCCACCGTGCAGGGCCGGCCGAAGAACATCTACAGCATCGTGAAGAAGATGCGGGGCAAGTCGCTCGACTTCGCGCAGGTCTTCGACATCCTGGCGCTGCGCGTCGTCGTGCCGGACGTGAAGGACTGCTACGCCGCGCTGGCCTGGGTGCATTCGCACTTCGAGCCGATCGACGAGGAGTTCGACGACTACATCGCGCGGCCTAAGCCCAACGGCTACCAGTCGCTGCACACGGTGGTGCGCAAGGTGGTGGATGGCAAGGCCGGCAAGCCCATCGAGATCCAGATCCGTACGGAGGAGATGCACGACCACGCCGAGCATGGCGTGGCCGCGCACTGGGCCTACAAGGAGGCCGGGCCGAAGGGCTATGCCGGCGTGTGGTCCAGCGGCGAGTACGACGCGAAGATCGCGGTGCTGCGCCAGCTGCTCGCCTGGGAACGCGACCTGTCGGATGGCCAGCAGGGCCAGGGCCTGTTCGACGACCGCATCTATGTGCTGACGCCGGACGCTGCGATCGTCGAGTTGCCGCAGGGCGCGACCGCGGTCGACTTCGCCTACACCGTGCACACCAGCCTGGGCCATCGCTGCCGGGGCGCGCGCATCGACGGCACCATGGTGCCGCTGAACACGCCGCTGCAGAACGGCCAGACGGTCGAGATCATCGCGGCGAAGGAGGGCGGGCCGTCGCGCGACTGGCTCAACGCCGAACTGGGCTACCTCGCCAGCCATCGCGCGCGTGCCAAGGTGCGCGCGTGGTTCAACGCGCAGATCACGCACGAGACCATCGCCAAGGGGCGCGAGGCCGTCGAGAAGCTGCTGCAGCGCGAAGGCAAGACCTCGACGCGGCTGGAGGATCTCGCATCGCAGCTCGGTTTCAAATCGGCCGACCATCTGTTCGAAGTCGTTGGCAAGGACGAGTTCTCGCTGCGCAACATCGAGACCTTGCTACGCCCACCCGAGCCTGCGCCAGGACCCGACGACGGCGTGCTGTTGAAGAAGTCGCGCGCCAGCGACAAGGCCGGCAAGGGCGGCGTGCTGGTTGTGGGCGTGTCGTCGTTGATGACGCAGTTGGCCAAGTGCTGCCGACCGGCGCCACCGGACGCCATCGGCGGCTTCGTCACGCGCGGCCACGGCGTGAGCGTGCACCGCAGCGATTGCAGCAACTTCCGCACGATGGCCGGGCACAACCCCGAGCGCGTGATCGACGTCGAGTGGGGCCGGCCGAAAGTGGAGGAAGGCTCGCTCTACGCGGTCGACGTGGCTGTGGAAGCGGCTGACCGGCAGGGCCTGCTGCGCGATATCTCGGACGTGTTCGCGCGCGAGAAGATGAACGTCATCGGCGTGCAGACGCAGTCGATCAAGGGCACGGCGTGGATGACATTCACCGTCGAGATCCCCAACACCGCGCGGCTCTCGCAGGTGTTGAAGGTGGTGTCTGCGGTGCCTGGTGTGAGATCTTCACGTCGCCGTTGA
- a CDS encoding alpha/beta fold hydrolase — MTEPTLFFVDCADAQGGHRMGCWQWGNAHSANLVLCVHGLTRQGRDFDVLAQAIVARAGGDVRVVCPDVVGRGESDWLVDPQGYQVPLYAADMLALLAQLQADRAIAQFDYVGTSMGGLIGLVLAGNATLALPAPIRRLVINDVGPTIDAAALQRIGLYLGNVGRFATLQEAADAMWTISQSFGPHTPDEWLALSRAMVVPASRRTADGAAKRAGDATDAPFVLHYDPAIAVPFQAITPEAAAQGEAALWSLYDAIQAETLLTRGAQSDLLSHDTALAMTQRGPKARLVEFAGVGHAPTFVKPDQVAAVTSFLFD, encoded by the coding sequence ATGACCGAGCCCACTCTCTTCTTCGTCGATTGCGCGGATGCGCAAGGAGGGCATCGAATGGGCTGCTGGCAGTGGGGCAATGCGCACAGCGCGAACCTCGTGCTGTGCGTGCACGGGCTCACGCGGCAGGGCCGCGATTTCGATGTGCTCGCGCAGGCGATCGTCGCGCGTGCGGGCGGGGACGTGCGCGTCGTCTGCCCCGATGTCGTCGGCCGTGGCGAGAGCGACTGGCTGGTCGACCCGCAGGGTTACCAGGTGCCGCTCTACGCCGCCGACATGCTGGCCCTGCTCGCGCAGCTGCAGGCCGATCGCGCCATCGCGCAGTTCGACTATGTCGGTACCAGCATGGGCGGGCTCATCGGGCTGGTGCTCGCGGGCAACGCGACGCTCGCCTTGCCGGCACCGATCCGTCGCCTGGTGATCAACGACGTCGGTCCGACGATCGATGCGGCCGCCTTGCAGCGCATCGGCCTGTACCTCGGCAATGTCGGGCGCTTCGCCACGCTGCAGGAGGCCGCCGACGCCATGTGGACGATCTCGCAGAGCTTCGGTCCGCACACGCCGGACGAATGGCTGGCGCTGTCGCGCGCCATGGTCGTTCCGGCGAGCCGGCGGACGGCCGACGGCGCGGCCAAGCGAGCGGGCGATGCCACCGACGCGCCGTTCGTCCTTCATTACGACCCTGCGATCGCCGTACCCTTCCAAGCCATCACGCCGGAGGCCGCAGCGCAGGGCGAAGCGGCGCTGTGGTCGCTCTACGATGCGATCCAGGCCGAGACGCTGCTGACGCGCGGCGCGCAATCCGATCTGCTGTCGCACGACACCGCACTGGCCATGACGCAGCGCGGCCCGAAGGCCCGGCTGGTCGAGTTCGCCGGCGTCGGCCATGCGCCCACCTTCGTGAAGCCCGACCAGGTCGCGGCCGTCACCTCTTTTCTGTTCGACTGA
- a CDS encoding 3-hydroxybutyrate dehydrogenase yields the protein MLKGKTALVTGSTSGIGLAIARALAQQGANVVLNGFGDAEAPQQEIAALGVEVAYHGADMSQPTQIEDMMKFAASRFGRVDVLVNNAGIQHVAKVEDFPVERWDAIIAINLTSAFHTTRLAIPAMRAANWGRIVNIASAHGLVASAQKSAYVAAKHGIVGFTKSAALELATTGVTCNAICPGWVLTPLVQKQIDDRAAREGISLAQAQTDLLGEKQPSLQFTTVDQLGGLAVFLCSPAADQVRGVAWQVDGGWTAQ from the coding sequence ATGCTCAAAGGCAAGACCGCCCTCGTGACGGGGTCCACCAGTGGCATCGGCCTGGCCATCGCCAGGGCGCTGGCCCAGCAAGGCGCCAACGTCGTGCTCAACGGCTTCGGCGACGCCGAGGCGCCGCAACAGGAGATCGCTGCACTTGGCGTGGAGGTGGCGTACCACGGTGCCGACATGAGCCAGCCAACGCAGATCGAGGACATGATGAAGTTCGCGGCGTCGCGTTTCGGGCGCGTCGATGTCCTGGTGAACAACGCCGGCATTCAGCATGTGGCCAAGGTCGAGGATTTTCCAGTCGAGCGCTGGGACGCCATCATCGCCATCAACCTCACCAGCGCCTTCCACACGACGCGGCTCGCGATCCCGGCGATGCGCGCGGCGAACTGGGGCCGCATCGTGAACATCGCGTCGGCGCACGGCCTGGTCGCGTCGGCGCAGAAGTCGGCCTACGTGGCGGCCAAGCACGGCATCGTCGGCTTCACGAAGTCGGCAGCGCTCGAACTCGCGACCACCGGGGTCACCTGCAACGCCATCTGCCCGGGATGGGTCCTGACACCGCTGGTGCAAAAGCAGATCGATGACCGTGCCGCTCGCGAAGGCATTTCGCTGGCCCAGGCACAGACCGACCTGCTGGGCGAGAAGCAACCGTCGCTGCAGTTCACGACGGTCGACCAATTGGGCGGGCTGGCTGTTTTTCTGTGCTCGCCCGCCGCGGATCAGGTCCGCGGCGTGGCGTGGCAGGTCGACGGCGGCTGGACCGCGCAATGA